Proteins found in one Triticum urartu cultivar G1812 chromosome 4, Tu2.1, whole genome shotgun sequence genomic segment:
- the LOC125553545 gene encoding cyclin-D5-1-like: protein MEAEDYAAGCCFSLMCQEDGADLGDGLADDDAGKLLLVYSAGDDNGGEEEDEEGYLDHLVSKESSFCSVDPSPSMASEDWFQCARCDTVRWILETRGHFGFSHRTAYVAIAYFDRFSLRRCVDRSVMPWAARLLAIACVSLAAKMDECQAPALSEFRADDDYDFSCDSIRRMEMLVLSTLDWRMGAVTPFDYLPCLSSRLRRFNGGGRGGGGGLIAVKAAALIFSAAEVASVLDHRPSTVAAVAVLAATHGTLTREPLESKISSLSPTCLLEKEDVYACYTMMLRDPSSPSKAAKRSASDRGDADSTYARLDAASFSVAAAMNNNKRVRLELPAVHR from the exons CGACGCCGGCAAGCTGCTGCTGGTGTACAGTGCCGGCGACGATAACGGcggcgaggaggaagacgaggaggGGTACTTGGACCACCTGGTGTCCAAGGAGAGCAGCTTCTGCTCCGTCGATCCGTCGCCTTCCATGGCGTCCGAGGACTGGTTCCAGTGCGCGCGGTGCGACACCGTCCGGTGGATCCTTGAG ACGCGCGGGCACTTCGGGTTCTCCCACCGCACGGCGTACGTGGCGATTGCCTACTTCGACCGCTTCTCCCTCCGGCGATGCGTCGAC AGGTCGGTGATGCCGTGGGCGGCGCGGCTGTTGGCCATCGCGTGCGTGTCGCTGGCGGCGAAGATGGATGAGTGCCAGGCGCCGGCGCTGTCGGAGTTCCGCGCTGACGACGACTACGATTTCAGCTGCGACTCCATCCGCCGCATGGAGATGCTCGTGCTCTCCACGCTCGACTGGCGGATGGGCGCGGTCACGCCCTTCGACTACCTCCCCTGCCTCTCCTCCAGGCTCCGGCGATTCAACGGCGGCGGCCGCGGAGGTGGCGGCGGCCTCATCGCCGTCAAGGCCGCCGCCCTCATCTTCTCCGCCGCCGAAG TGGCGAGCGTGCTCGACCACCGGCCGTCCACCGTGGCCGCCGTCGCCGTCTTGGCGGCCACCCACGGCACGCTCACGAGGGAGCCACTGGAATCCAAGATCAGCAGCCTCTCCCCGACCTGCCTCCTCGAGAAG GAGGATGTATATGCCTGCTACACCATGATGCTGCGCGATCCGTCGTCGCCGAGCAAGGCGGCCAAGAGATCGGCGTCCGACCGGGGCGACGCCGACAGTACATACGCGCGCCTGGACGCCGCCTCCTTCTCCGTCGCGGCGGCGATGAACAACAACAAGAGGGTGAGGCTGGAGCTGCCGGCCGTCCACCGGTGA